The genomic interval GAGGTGGGTGGCGAAGGGCGCAACCTTCAATTCTGCCATCGCATCGTGAACTTTGATCTGCCATGGAATCCGATGCGTATCGAGCAGCGTATCGGCCGTATCCACCGCATCGGGCAGGAGAAGGAGATCGAGATTGTCAACCTCTGCGCCCGCGGGAGTGTTGAAGATCATCTGCTCACAATACTGGATAAGAAGATCAATCTTTTCGAGCTGGTCATCGGCGAAGTGGATCTGATCCTCGGGCAATTGGAGGACAAGCGCGAATTCTCCGAGCGGGTTCTCGAAGCCTGGGCCTCTGCCAACACCGACGAAGATGCGGCGGCGAATTTTATCGGCCTTTCGCGTGAGCTGGAACGGGCCAAAGAGAAGTACGAACGTATCAAGTCCCTGGATGACTCGCTCTTCGGCGAAGATTACGAGGTTTAACATGGATCCACTGCAATTCGCGACCCGCGTATTGGATTTGCACGGCGCCGTCGTTGAAGGCAAGACCGCCGTGGATGCTCATGGCAACCAGATCTGCACCCTGCACACACTCCTACCCGCAGAGCTCGCTGCCCGGCTCGAGTGGGAGGAAGAATCCAGGCTGGCAACGAGGCCGGGAACGGACAGCAACCTCCGATTGATCGGTTATGGATCCGCCGACCTCGAGATGCTGCTGGATCTCGTGCGCACGCAATGCAGCGCCGTTAGGATTCGCGGCGACCTCCCTTGGCCGCGCCCACGCAGCCTCGCCAATGAGGCGCAGGAAGCCTTTCGATTTAGGACGCGCGTCCAAATGACCCTGCGTGAGACTCAGCCCTCGCATGCAAACTACCTTCTCGTGCACTACTTGCTGAATGCCGTCAGCGAGGAGACCTACGAAAGCCTGATCGCAACCATGGTCAATCAGGCGACGCTCTCCCCTGTTGGAGAGCTCATCCAACAAATCGGAGACCCCCAGGTCTTTGTTCCCCGCCGGGGCGGCGATCTCATGGGCGGCGGAACGCTCAAAGAAGTCGCCCAAGCGCTTCAGCGCGAGGCGTCGCGGATGGTCCATCGCCGGCTCGATCCATTCCGAGAGAGCTTGGACCGCCGCCGGAACCGAGACGCCCAGCGCCTGCATGGCTATTACGAAGCGCTGGCCCAAGAGGTATGCCGGAGGAAGACCCGCGGGCGGAAGCTCAGCGCCACGCAGGTCGACGCCAAGTTGGAGAGCATTCGAGGGGAGTATGACCGCAAGGTGCGGGATCTTGACATGCGATATGCGTTGCGGGTGCGCTTGAAACCGGCGGCCGTGATGCAGGTCGACATGCCGGTGCTCCGCGCCACCTACGATCTCCGATATCGCCGGGAGGAACGCATCCTGCCCATTACCTGGAATTCCCTCCTGGGCCGCTTGGAATCGATCCCCTGCGACGAATGCGGCAAGGGCAGCCTTGAGATGACGATCGATGATCGGCTGCGCGTGCTGTGCTTGGAGTGTGCCGGGAAATCATCCTGATATGGGGTGCGCTTATGGATTCTCTCATCGCCCTGGACAACCGCAACCACAGACCTTGTTTGGATCTGTATGGCGGGACGATTTCGGACCCGAAAGCGCGGTTGATGTGGACAGGAATATATGAAAGCCACAGCCATCAGAGACTACCGCAAATTGAAGCTCAAACGTCCATCCATGAAATGAATGCCAAGGCGGGCGAGTTGGAGCATTAGATGTTCCTGCCACGTGGGTTCCGGCGCCGGGATTGGCGACTGGAGCGTCGAATCATAGACTTCTGTAAGATTGAGCGGCCCTTTAGCCGGTGATTCCTTTGCGGATGACCGGTTCTGGGGCGCTTCGAGATATTTTGCTGCTTCAGGAGTCTCGCGCGACGCCCGGGTCTCCCTCTCAACATCTTTTTGCGCAACCGAGGGCGTCTTCTCC from Candidatus Eisenbacteria bacterium carries:
- a CDS encoding ATP-dependent helicase, translating into EVGGEGRNLQFCHRIVNFDLPWNPMRIEQRIGRIHRIGQEKEIEIVNLCARGSVEDHLLTILDKKINLFELVIGEVDLILGQLEDKREFSERVLEAWASANTDEDAAANFIGLSRELERAKEKYERIKSLDDSLFGEDYEV